The proteins below come from a single Prochlorococcus marinus CUG1415 genomic window:
- the gyrA gene encoding DNA gyrase subunit A — translation MSDIVDSDNSGLSEDNDRIIQTDLRNEMSRSYLEYAMSVIVGRALPDARDGLKPVHRRILYAMYELGLTSGRPYRKCARVVGEVLGKYHPHGDTAVYDALVRMAQDFSMRMPLIDGHGNFGSVDNDPPAAMRYTESRLQSLTDESLLEDIESETVDFADNFDGSQQEPTVLPARIPQLLLNGSSGIAVGMATNIPPHNLGELINGLKSIIKNPSVEDRELFELIKGPDFPTGGQILGKDGIRETFKTGRGSITMRGVANIEQIKSAGRAEKDAVIITELPFQTNKAALIERIADMVNEKRLEGISDIRDESDRDGMRIVIELKRDAYPQVVLNNLFKLTPLQNNFSANILALVKGEPTTLSLRKMLDVFLDFRVETIRRRTGFLLKKAEERDHIVKGLLLALDSMDEIISLIRSAKDTVSAREKLQTDHELSSTQADAILQMQLRRLTALEADKIKAEHDELTQKINQYQQILNSKEKILEIILEELNKINERFASPRKTEILDLGGGLDDIDLIANERSVVLLTEAGYLKRMPVNEFESTSRGSRGKAGTKTQEDDDVKLFISCNDHDTLLLFSDRGVAYALPAYRVPMSSRTAKGTPSVQLLPIPREEKITSIVAVDSFHNDSYLLMLTKAGFIKRTSLSAFSKIRSNGLIAINLENGDALMWVRLSKEGDSVLIGSRTGMAIHFRLDINELRPLGRTARGVKSMNLREGDNLVSMDVLTSDLVDQLAKIDESNKEIEVNLEVNSSDGPWVLIASAFGLGKRVPVTQFRLQKRAGMGLRAIKFRIKDDVLVCLKVLGEGEELLFVTEKGVIVRTNADKISQQSRAATGVKLQRLDEGDHLSEVVLVPHEQIEGTDQLSSGEEN, via the coding sequence ATGTCTGATATTGTAGATTCCGACAATTCTGGATTAAGCGAAGATAACGATCGAATTATTCAGACCGACTTAAGAAATGAGATGTCTCGCTCTTATCTAGAGTATGCAATGAGCGTTATAGTTGGTCGTGCCCTCCCAGATGCACGGGATGGATTAAAGCCTGTTCATAGAAGAATTCTTTATGCGATGTATGAACTGGGTTTAACTAGCGGTAGACCTTATAGAAAATGTGCAAGGGTTGTTGGAGAAGTACTTGGGAAATACCACCCTCATGGTGACACTGCTGTCTATGATGCTTTGGTTAGAATGGCACAGGATTTTTCAATGCGGATGCCACTTATAGATGGTCATGGAAACTTTGGCTCTGTAGATAACGACCCGCCAGCAGCAATGAGATATACAGAATCTCGTCTGCAATCTCTCACAGATGAAAGTTTACTAGAGGATATTGAATCTGAAACAGTAGATTTCGCTGATAACTTTGACGGCTCTCAACAAGAGCCAACAGTTTTACCTGCAAGAATCCCTCAACTACTTTTAAATGGATCATCTGGAATAGCAGTAGGAATGGCAACTAATATTCCACCCCATAACTTAGGAGAATTAATCAATGGTCTCAAATCTATAATTAAAAACCCTTCGGTTGAAGATAGAGAACTTTTTGAACTAATTAAGGGTCCTGATTTTCCCACTGGAGGTCAAATCTTAGGAAAAGATGGTATTAGAGAAACCTTCAAAACAGGAAGAGGTTCAATAACGATGAGAGGTGTAGCAAATATTGAGCAAATTAAGTCTGCTGGTAGAGCAGAAAAAGATGCCGTTATAATTACGGAACTACCTTTTCAAACTAATAAAGCGGCCTTGATAGAGAGAATTGCAGATATGGTTAATGAAAAAAGATTAGAAGGTATTTCTGATATTAGAGATGAAAGTGATCGAGATGGGATGAGAATTGTTATTGAGTTAAAAAGAGATGCCTATCCACAAGTAGTTTTAAATAATTTATTTAAGTTAACACCTCTACAAAATAACTTTAGTGCAAATATTCTAGCTTTAGTTAAAGGAGAGCCCACAACTCTTTCTCTTAGGAAAATGTTAGATGTGTTTCTAGATTTTAGGGTAGAAACAATAAGGAGAAGAACAGGATTTTTATTAAAAAAAGCAGAAGAAAGAGATCACATTGTAAAGGGTCTTTTATTAGCCTTAGATTCAATGGATGAAATTATCTCTCTAATAAGATCAGCAAAAGATACTGTTTCAGCTCGAGAAAAATTACAAACGGATCATGAATTATCTTCCACACAGGCAGATGCAATTTTACAAATGCAATTAAGAAGATTAACAGCTCTTGAGGCAGATAAAATTAAAGCAGAACATGATGAGTTAACACAAAAAATCAACCAATATCAGCAAATATTAAATAGTAAAGAAAAAATTCTTGAAATTATTCTTGAAGAACTTAATAAAATCAATGAAAGATTCGCTTCTCCCAGAAAAACAGAAATATTAGATTTAGGTGGTGGGCTAGATGATATTGATCTTATAGCCAATGAGAGATCAGTGGTTCTATTAACTGAAGCAGGTTATTTAAAAAGGATGCCTGTTAATGAGTTTGAATCTACCAGTCGTGGGTCAAGGGGTAAAGCTGGCACAAAGACCCAAGAAGATGATGACGTGAAATTATTTATAAGCTGTAATGATCATGATACTCTTTTGCTTTTCAGTGATAGAGGAGTAGCTTATGCTCTCCCAGCATATAGAGTTCCTATGAGTAGCAGAACAGCAAAAGGTACTCCATCAGTTCAACTTCTCCCAATCCCAAGAGAAGAAAAAATAACTTCAATTGTTGCTGTAGATTCTTTTCATAACGATTCTTATTTACTAATGCTAACAAAGGCCGGCTTTATAAAAAGAACTTCACTTTCTGCTTTCTCAAAAATCCGATCAAATGGATTAATAGCAATTAATCTTGAAAATGGAGATGCTCTAATGTGGGTCAGATTATCAAAAGAGGGCGATAGTGTTTTGATTGGATCAAGAACAGGAATGGCGATTCATTTCAGACTAGATATAAATGAATTAAGGCCACTTGGCAGGACCGCAAGAGGGGTTAAATCAATGAACCTGAGAGAGGGAGACAATCTAGTTTCCATGGATGTTTTAACATCTGATTTGGTTGATCAATTAGCTAAAATTGATGAATCTAATAAAGAAATTGAAGTTAATCTCGAGGTCAACTCTTCAGATGGTCCCTGGGTATTAATAGCCAGTGCATTTGGACTAGGAAAGAGAGTACCCGTAACTCAGTTTAGACTACAAAAAAGAGCAGGGATGGGTTTGAGAGCGATAAAATTCAGAATTAAAGATGATGTACTAGTGTGTTTGAAGGTCCTAGGAGAAGGAGAAGAATTACTTTTTGTGACCGAAAAAGGTGTAATCGTAAGAACAAACGCAGATAAAATTTCTCAGCAATCTAGAGCTGCTACTGGAGTAAAATTACAAAGATTGGATGAAGGTGATCATTTATCAGAAGTTGTTTTAGTTCCTCATGAACAAATAGAGGGAACAGATCAACTTAGCTCAGGGGAAGAAAATTAA
- a CDS encoding SufE family protein: protein MENQEKYNNLSRLVEKLKKSEDPKRKYEYILWLGKKLKEPDNEILVEENKVKGCVSEVFVKANIKGGKLFWEGYSDALITKGLLAFLITGLNELTPNEVVKIDKKFIEDTGLRSSLTPSRSNGFLNILLKMQSQANEFL, encoded by the coding sequence ATGGAAAATCAGGAAAAATACAATAATTTATCAAGATTAGTAGAAAAGTTGAAGAAATCAGAAGATCCAAAAAGAAAATATGAATACATTTTGTGGTTAGGGAAAAAATTGAAAGAACCAGATAATGAAATCCTTGTTGAAGAAAATAAAGTTAAGGGATGCGTTTCAGAAGTTTTTGTTAAGGCAAATATTAAAGGTGGGAAATTATTTTGGGAAGGATATTCTGATGCCCTAATAACAAAGGGTTTATTAGCATTTTTAATTACTGGTTTAAATGAATTAACACCAAATGAGGTTGTTAAAATAGATAAGAAATTTATTGAAGATACTGGTTTGAGATCAAGCCTAACACCTTCTCGCTCAAATGGTTTTTTAAACATATTGTTGAAAATGCAGTCTCAAGCAAATGAATTTTTGTAG
- the bchI gene encoding magnesium chelatase ATPase subunit I: MTTTKKRRVFPFTAVIGQEEMKLALLLNVIDPRIGGVMIMGDRGTGKSTTIRALADLLPAIDVVKDDPYNSSLIDPDLQSKEVLEKLVQGENLESIQKQVPMVDLPLGATEDRLCGTIDIEKALSEGVKAFEPGLLAKANRGLLYVDEVNLLDDHLVDVLLDSAASGWNTVEREGVSVRHPARFVLIGSGNPEEGELRPQLLDRFGMSVEVKTVRDAELRVQVVDQRTSFDDNPDEFSLSVEKQQDELQQKVIKAQEILNSVQMDDDLRLNISAICGELDVDGLRGDIVTNRSARAIAAFEGRTEVQEDDIARVISCSLRHRLRKDPLEQVDSGERVIQAFCKVFDLDEKENLSKFQLSAEA, translated from the coding sequence GTGACTACAACAAAGAAAAGAAGAGTTTTTCCCTTTACAGCTGTAATTGGTCAGGAAGAAATGAAATTAGCTCTCTTGTTAAATGTTATTGATCCAAGAATTGGAGGAGTGATGATAATGGGTGATAGAGGGACAGGGAAGTCTACTACAATTAGGGCCTTGGCTGATTTGTTGCCTGCAATAGACGTTGTTAAAGATGATCCATATAATAGTTCTCTAATTGACCCTGATTTGCAGAGTAAAGAAGTTTTGGAAAAACTTGTTCAAGGAGAAAATCTAGAAAGTATTCAAAAACAAGTACCTATGGTGGATTTACCTTTAGGGGCTACTGAAGACAGGCTTTGTGGAACTATAGATATAGAGAAGGCTTTGAGCGAAGGTGTTAAGGCATTTGAACCTGGATTATTGGCAAAAGCTAATAGGGGTTTACTATATGTTGATGAAGTCAATTTGCTAGATGATCATTTAGTAGATGTACTGTTAGATTCGGCTGCTTCCGGATGGAATACAGTTGAAAGGGAGGGAGTATCAGTTCGACACCCTGCTAGATTTGTCCTTATTGGTTCAGGGAATCCAGAAGAAGGTGAATTAAGACCTCAACTATTAGATAGGTTTGGAATGAGTGTTGAGGTTAAGACAGTTAGAGATGCTGAATTAAGAGTTCAGGTTGTAGATCAAAGAACTTCTTTTGACGATAATCCTGATGAGTTTTCATTGAGCGTTGAGAAACAACAGGATGAACTTCAACAAAAGGTTATTAAAGCACAAGAAATATTAAATTCTGTTCAAATGGACGATGACCTAAGATTGAATATTTCTGCAATCTGCGGAGAACTAGATGTTGATGGTTTACGTGGAGATATTGTTACAAATAGGTCGGCAAGGGCAATTGCAGCTTTTGAGGGCAGAACTGAAGTGCAAGAAGATGACATAGCAAGGGTTATTTCTTGTTCTTTAAGACACAGACTAAGAAAAGATCCCTTAGAACAAGTTGATTCAGGTGAAAGAGTTATTCAAGCTTTTTGTAAAGTATTTGATTTAGATGAAAAAGAAAATCTTTCAAAATTTCAATTGTCTGCAGAAGCTTAA
- the petG gene encoding cytochrome b6-f complex subunit V codes for MIEPLLCGIVLGLVPITLLGLFVSAWNQYRRGSGILDLD; via the coding sequence ATGATCGAGCCTCTTCTATGTGGAATTGTTTTAGGGTTAGTGCCCATAACTCTTCTTGGATTATTCGTAAGTGCATGGAATCAATACAGAAGAGGTTCAGGGATTTTGGACCTTGATTAA
- the hisH gene encoding imidazole glycerol phosphate synthase subunit HisH: MHKIGLVDYGMGNIHSVTKSLESLGEEILLIKNFSESKDCKAIILPGVGAFDPAMDNLVNMDLISDLKNWINSGKSFLGICLGLQLLFESSDEGKVQGLGIVKGKIQKIPNIVNQRIPHMGWCQLLPKKTNTLLDLEELNDWVYFVHSYHAIPEDLNIIAAQVNYGSEKLTAIIESDNLLACQFHPEKSGKTGEKLLRRWLNNIQ; this comes from the coding sequence TTGCATAAAATTGGACTTGTAGACTATGGAATGGGCAACATTCATTCCGTAACAAAATCTCTAGAAAGTCTTGGAGAAGAAATACTCTTAATTAAAAACTTTAGTGAATCAAAGGATTGTAAGGCGATAATACTTCCTGGTGTTGGAGCATTTGATCCTGCAATGGATAATCTTGTAAATATGGATTTGATATCTGATTTGAAAAATTGGATTAATAGTGGGAAGTCTTTTTTAGGTATTTGTTTAGGTCTTCAACTCCTTTTTGAATCTAGTGATGAAGGAAAAGTTCAAGGACTAGGCATTGTAAAGGGCAAAATACAAAAAATACCTAATATAGTTAACCAAAGAATTCCTCATATGGGTTGGTGCCAGCTTTTACCTAAAAAAACAAATACTTTATTAGATCTAGAAGAATTAAATGATTGGGTATATTTTGTACATTCCTATCATGCGATCCCAGAGGACCTCAATATTATTGCAGCTCAGGTTAATTATGGTTCTGAAAAATTAACAGCGATAATTGAAAGTGATAATTTATTAGCTTGTCAATTTCATCCAGAAAAATCTGGTAAAACGGGGGAAAAACTTTTGAGAAGATGGTTGAATAATATTCAATAA
- a CDS encoding cytochrome c, with product MSTSSSSAAERDFKKEFLKKFFIVFIVLLICFSIVFLNHRENNKYIIETLELNGSAKEGDSLFKINCVGCHGITARGLVGPDLHSITQRLNDKEIIKQVTGGLTPPMPSFEIDPVNMSNLLKYLHSLE from the coding sequence GTGTCAACATCTTCATCATCTGCAGCAGAAAGAGACTTTAAAAAAGAATTCTTGAAAAAGTTTTTTATTGTTTTTATAGTTTTATTAATATGTTTTTCAATAGTTTTCTTAAATCATCGTGAAAATAATAAATATATTATTGAAACTCTTGAGCTTAATGGATCTGCTAAGGAAGGAGACTCTCTTTTTAAGATAAATTGCGTTGGATGTCATGGAATTACAGCAAGAGGATTAGTGGGTCCAGACTTACACTCAATTACTCAACGTTTAAATGATAAAGAGATAATAAAACAAGTTACTGGTGGCCTTACTCCTCCTATGCCAAGTTTTGAAATTGATCCTGTAAACATGTCCAATTTATTAAAATATCTACATAGCCTAGAGTGA
- a CDS encoding GuaB3 family IMP dehydrogenase-related protein, protein MNIELGLNKKVRRAYGIDEIALVPGKKTLDYDLTDTSWSIGNLKREVPIVASAMDSVVDVNTAVELTKLGALGVINMEGIQTRYKNPDEIFNQIASVGKNDFVPLMQNIYSEPVKEELILQRINEVKERGGIAAFSGTPQAAIKFKETLNNSKIDIFFLQGTVVSTEHLGMEGKETLNIKNLCQSMNVPVVAGNCVTYEVAKLLMEAGVAGLMVGIGPGAACTSRGVLGIGIPQATAIADCSSARDDYYKENGRYIPIIGDGGIVTGGDICKCLACGADAVMIGSPIAKSSNAPGKGFHWGMATPSPILPRGTRIEVGSTGSLERIIRGPALLDDGTHNLLGAIRTSMSTLGAKNIKEMQEVEIVIAPSLLTEGKVYQKAQQLGMGK, encoded by the coding sequence GTGAATATTGAACTTGGTTTAAACAAAAAAGTCAGAAGGGCTTATGGCATTGATGAAATAGCTTTAGTTCCGGGCAAAAAAACGCTTGATTATGATTTAACTGACACTTCCTGGTCCATAGGTAATTTAAAGAGAGAAGTCCCAATTGTAGCTAGTGCAATGGATAGTGTTGTTGATGTTAATACAGCTGTAGAACTTACCAAATTAGGTGCCTTAGGGGTAATTAATATGGAGGGCATACAAACAAGATATAAAAACCCTGATGAAATATTTAATCAAATAGCATCTGTCGGGAAAAATGATTTTGTTCCATTAATGCAGAACATATACAGTGAACCCGTAAAGGAGGAATTGATTTTACAGAGAATAAATGAGGTTAAAGAAAGAGGAGGCATAGCTGCATTTAGTGGAACTCCTCAAGCTGCTATTAAATTTAAAGAAACACTTAATAATTCCAAAATAGATATATTCTTCCTTCAAGGAACAGTCGTGTCAACAGAGCACCTTGGTATGGAAGGTAAGGAAACCTTAAATATCAAAAATCTCTGCCAATCTATGAATGTCCCAGTTGTAGCTGGTAATTGTGTAACATACGAAGTTGCCAAACTTCTTATGGAGGCTGGAGTCGCAGGATTAATGGTTGGAATTGGTCCTGGGGCAGCATGTACTTCAAGAGGTGTATTGGGGATTGGAATTCCTCAAGCTACTGCAATAGCTGATTGTAGTTCAGCTAGAGATGATTATTATAAAGAAAATGGCCGTTATATCCCTATTATTGGTGATGGAGGAATTGTTACAGGCGGAGATATTTGTAAATGCTTAGCATGTGGAGCAGATGCTGTAATGATTGGTTCGCCAATTGCTAAATCCTCAAATGCTCCAGGTAAAGGATTTCACTGGGGTATGGCTACTCCAAGTCCAATCTTGCCTAGAGGGACAAGAATTGAAGTTGGCTCTACAGGATCTTTAGAAAGGATAATTAGAGGCCCTGCCTTGCTTGATGACGGTACACATAATTTATTAGGGGCAATTAGAACATCAATGAGCACTCTTGGAGCTAAAAACATCAAAGAAATGCAAGAGGTTGAAATAGTTATTGCACCATCTCTTCTAACAGAGGGTAAGGTTTATCAAAAAGCTCAACAGCTTGGAATGGGTAAATAA
- the ruvC gene encoding crossover junction endodeoxyribonuclease RuvC, with the protein MRIIGIDPGLARVGYGIIEIENEKKILLDCGVIETGKDKKEEDRLYEIFKDLNELINHWNPTSAAVEKFFFYRSSTTISVVQARGVIMMVLASKKIHVSEYSPAQIKLTIAGSGKASKKEVLDAVMYILELKKPPKPDDSADALAIALTKLNEDGIN; encoded by the coding sequence GTGAGAATAATTGGGATTGACCCTGGATTAGCTAGAGTTGGTTATGGAATTATTGAAATAGAAAATGAAAAAAAGATATTATTAGATTGTGGTGTCATTGAGACAGGTAAAGATAAAAAAGAAGAAGATAGACTTTATGAGATATTCAAAGATCTTAATGAATTAATAAATCATTGGAATCCAACATCAGCGGCGGTGGAAAAATTTTTCTTTTACAGATCAAGCACTACCATTAGTGTGGTGCAGGCTAGAGGCGTAATTATGATGGTATTGGCCTCAAAAAAAATTCATGTTAGTGAATATTCTCCTGCTCAGATAAAATTAACCATTGCTGGGTCTGGAAAAGCATCTAAGAAAGAAGTTCTTGATGCTGTTATGTATATCTTAGAACTTAAAAAACCTCCAAAACCTGATGATTCGGCAGATGCCTTGGCAATAGCTCTCACAAAACTAAATGAAGATGGCATCAACTGA
- a CDS encoding homoserine dehydrogenase, translating into MRKCKIGIVGFGTVGSGIYKILSSEVDSHPILKEIEVAKIAVKDLNKKRDIELDNNLLTDDPFKLINDPSIDVIVEVMGGVDLAKDIILQSLKLGKSVVTANKAVIARYGEEIYKTASQKGVYILSEAAVCGGIPIIEPLKRSLKSNSIKKMVGIINGTTNFILSKMTNEKADYKETLKLAQSLGYAEFDPTADVEGHDAADKISILSELAFGGKIKREEIHSEGISKINLKDIEYANKLGFEIKLLALSERGKINSNDSLALNIWVGPSLIPKSHPLATVKGVNNALLIEADPLGEIMLYGPGAGSGPTAASVVSDILNLHAASVKNNNSIDPLLSFDFWRNCHIIRSSQINKKNYLRIICLDSPGVIGKIGDIFGKNNVSIESIVQLDASEDKAEIVVITHEVNNGDFERSKDEINSLNEVKIIASQLSCI; encoded by the coding sequence ATGAGAAAATGCAAAATTGGGATTGTAGGTTTTGGAACTGTAGGTTCAGGGATTTATAAAATATTAAGTTCTGAAGTTGATTCACATCCAATTCTAAAAGAAATAGAAGTTGCAAAAATAGCAGTTAAAGATCTTAATAAAAAAAGGGATATTGAGCTAGATAATAATTTATTAACTGATGATCCATTTAAATTAATTAATGACCCCTCTATAGATGTAATTGTTGAAGTTATGGGTGGGGTTGATTTGGCGAAAGATATTATTCTGCAATCATTAAAATTAGGGAAATCTGTTGTTACAGCAAATAAAGCAGTCATTGCAAGATATGGAGAAGAAATATATAAAACTGCATCCCAAAAAGGAGTTTATATATTGTCAGAGGCCGCTGTTTGTGGGGGGATTCCTATAATTGAACCCTTAAAAAGATCATTAAAAAGTAACAGCATAAAAAAAATGGTTGGGATAATAAATGGTACAACAAATTTTATTCTTTCAAAGATGACAAATGAAAAAGCTGATTACAAGGAGACCTTAAAATTGGCACAAAGCCTTGGCTATGCAGAATTTGATCCAACTGCAGATGTTGAGGGCCATGATGCTGCTGATAAGATTTCAATTCTTAGTGAACTTGCATTTGGAGGGAAAATAAAAAGAGAGGAGATTCATTCTGAGGGAATTAGTAAAATTAATCTAAAGGATATCGAATATGCCAATAAATTAGGGTTTGAAATAAAACTTTTAGCGCTCTCCGAAAGGGGAAAAATTAATAGTAATGATTCTCTCGCTTTGAATATTTGGGTAGGACCTTCTTTGATTCCAAAATCTCATCCATTGGCAACAGTTAAAGGAGTAAACAATGCTTTATTGATAGAAGCTGATCCTCTTGGAGAGATAATGTTATATGGTCCAGGTGCAGGGAGTGGCCCAACTGCTGCCTCAGTAGTATCAGATATATTAAATCTGCATGCCGCCTCAGTTAAAAATAATAATTCAATCGATCCATTATTATCTTTTGATTTCTGGAGAAACTGTCATATCATAAGATCTTCACAAATAAATAAAAAAAATTACCTTAGAATTATTTGTCTTGATAGTCCAGGTGTCATAGGAAAGATTGGAGATATTTTTGGAAAGAATAATGTATCAATCGAATCAATTGTTCAACTTGATGCAAGTGAGGACAAAGCTGAAATTGTCGTTATTACTCATGAGGTGAATAATGGAGATTTTGAGAGGTCGAAAGATGAAATAAATTCGCTAAATGAAGTCAAAATTATTGCAAGTCAATTAAGTTGTATTTAA
- the rsmD gene encoding 16S rRNA (guanine(966)-N(2))-methyltransferase RsmD: MKANLRLIGGKRLHSPNNSYTRPTTLRVREAIFNILNNRVENSNWLDLFSGTGAISCEAYNHGARKIIAIEKNKNNSKICLKNLLSLQDIDNRKNDIDVICKDVLTWTKPNYERNISSKIMNKLKFDFVYLDPPYDVNFHELVLYQIFNCNFLKKDSIVICEHSQKLNIKKKSLWETIDVRDYGQSRLTFLIKVQNP, from the coding sequence ATGAAGGCAAACTTAAGATTAATAGGAGGTAAAAGACTACATAGTCCAAATAATAGTTATACAAGACCTACAACGTTGAGAGTTAGAGAGGCTATTTTTAATATATTGAACAATAGAGTTGAGAATAGTAATTGGTTAGATTTATTTAGTGGAACAGGAGCAATATCTTGTGAAGCATATAATCATGGTGCAAGAAAAATTATTGCAATTGAAAAAAACAAAAACAATTCAAAAATTTGTTTAAAAAATCTATTATCGTTGCAAGATATAGATAATAGAAAAAACGATATTGATGTTATTTGTAAAGACGTTTTGACCTGGACAAAACCAAATTACGAAAGAAACATATCATCTAAAATTATGAATAAATTAAAATTTGATTTTGTTTACCTAGACCCTCCATATGATGTGAATTTTCATGAATTAGTTTTATATCAAATATTTAATTGTAATTTTTTAAAAAAAGATTCAATAGTTATTTGTGAACATTCTCAAAAACTAAATATTAAAAAAAAGAGTTTATGGGAAACTATAGATGTTAGAGACTATGGACAGTCAAGATTAACATTTTTAATCAAGGTCCAAAATCCCTGA
- a CDS encoding 5-formyltetrahydrofolate cyclo-ligase, whose product MTISKKKKLERHTFRKLRDEISLNQRENVEKNVKLYVDSFIKEYKNIGYIAIYWPLRNEVDIRSLKEKFSLALPRCKDKNELLFYPWDEEPLTKDSEGILSPNNSFSLSYNQISMILVPCLSVDKNLTRLGYGGGYFDKLRRDNDWRNVPCIGVLTSNCVSTIPLTRADWDIPLSGFITEKEIFV is encoded by the coding sequence ATGACTATTTCTAAAAAAAAGAAATTGGAGAGGCATACCTTTAGAAAACTTAGAGATGAGATTTCTCTAAATCAAAGAGAAAATGTAGAAAAGAATGTAAAATTATATGTTGATTCATTTATTAAGGAATATAAAAATATTGGTTACATAGCAATATATTGGCCTCTAAGAAATGAAGTAGATATTAGAAGTCTTAAGGAAAAATTTTCTTTAGCTTTGCCCAGATGTAAAGATAAAAATGAATTATTATTTTATCCATGGGATGAAGAACCTCTCACAAAAGATTCTGAGGGAATACTAAGTCCAAATAATTCTTTTTCATTAAGTTATAACCAGATAAGTATGATTCTTGTCCCATGTCTTTCTGTAGATAAAAATTTAACAAGATTAGGTTATGGAGGAGGTTATTTTGATAAATTAAGGAGAGATAATGATTGGAGAAATGTTCCATGCATTGGAGTGTTAACTTCCAATTGTGTAAGTACGATTCCATTAACCAGAGCTGATTGGGATATTCCTTTATCAGGGTTTATCACAGAAAAAGAAATATTTGTATAA
- the trxA gene encoding thioredoxin, giving the protein MSSAPAVTDSSFDKDVLQSDLPVLVDFWAPWCGPCRMVAPVVEEISKDFEGKIKVFKLNTDENPNVASQYGIRSIPTLMIFKGGQKVDTVVGAVPKATLSSTLTKHL; this is encoded by the coding sequence ATGTCATCAGCTCCAGCCGTAACTGATTCTTCATTTGACAAGGATGTACTGCAAAGTGATCTACCAGTATTGGTTGATTTTTGGGCGCCATGGTGCGGTCCATGTAGGATGGTTGCACCAGTGGTAGAAGAAATCTCTAAAGACTTTGAAGGGAAAATTAAAGTTTTTAAATTAAACACAGATGAGAATCCAAATGTTGCGAGTCAATATGGAATTAGAAGTATTCCAACATTAATGATCTTTAAAGGAGGTCAAAAGGTAGATACTGTGGTTGGAGCTGTACCAAAAGCAACTCTTTCGAGCACTTTAACTAAGCATCTATAA
- a CDS encoding RNA methyltransferase — translation MILEKNFSNLKVILVEPKGPLNVGSVARLCSNFEVEELRIVSPKCDIFSLEAKKMALKGQKYIDHCKIFDNLEQAIFDCDLVLASCGRIDESKDSYFESSEDIFNWTVSFKKISNLAIIFGREDRGLTNSEILLANKTFKIPTSQNNPSLNLSHAVAIVLYELNKSSNRNFNKDLELFNLASSKQIRDSFVEIEEMLLRVGYLLKHTSRAKISKFKNYILRANTSMHEINVLRGIVHQINWFLNNSNKN, via the coding sequence GTGATTTTGGAGAAAAATTTTTCTAATTTAAAAGTTATATTAGTTGAACCAAAAGGACCTTTAAATGTCGGGAGTGTTGCAAGATTATGCTCCAACTTTGAAGTTGAAGAATTAAGAATTGTTTCGCCAAAATGCGATATATTTTCTTTAGAAGCAAAAAAAATGGCCCTAAAGGGTCAAAAATATATTGATCATTGCAAGATTTTTGATAATTTAGAACAAGCTATTTTTGATTGTGATTTAGTTCTCGCATCTTGTGGAAGAATTGATGAAAGTAAAGATTCCTATTTTGAATCTTCTGAAGATATTTTTAATTGGACTGTGTCTTTTAAAAAGATAAGTAATTTAGCAATTATATTTGGAAGAGAAGATAGAGGTTTAACGAATAGTGAAATACTTCTGGCAAATAAAACTTTTAAGATCCCAACTTCACAGAATAATCCCTCTTTAAATCTTTCTCACGCAGTTGCAATAGTTTTGTATGAATTAAATAAGTCTTCTAATAGAAATTTTAATAAGGATTTAGAATTGTTTAATCTTGCATCCTCAAAACAAATACGTGATTCATTTGTGGAGATAGAGGAAATGCTTCTGCGAGTTGGATATCTTCTGAAACATACCTCAAGGGCAAAAATAAGTAAATTTAAGAATTACATTTTAAGGGCAAATACATCAATGCACGAAATAAATGTTTTGAGAGGAATTGTCCATCAAATAAACTGGTTTTTGAATAATTCAAACAAAAATTAG